The genomic stretch AGTATTGGGTACAAAGGCCATAACTGTCCATCCACACCAGCTGTTTCTCCCCAGACAACATCTATTCTTTTAGCCTGGTAAAATTGAAAAGCACATCAAATGCCAAGATATATGAGAacatagaagaaatgagttttCCTCTTTCAAGGGTAGAGGGGGAAAATGATGTTGAGAAATAGCATGCATGGAAGAGCTATTAGGAAAGGTTGGATAGGAAATGACACCTTTCCCAAAGCAATGCGAGTATAGAGTCTTTGCCGTTGGTATCTGTTCTGCAAGATCATTGCAACTCCTTGCATAATAGCCCACTGTAAAAAAGTAGCACCCCTCTCTGCAAAAGATAAATATTACATCATTGCTTTTGTTTCTCCCCATTCCCtcttattcatttttttcaaagcAGCGGGAACACACAAGACAATCAGAAGGCATGTGTGCATTCAAAATGGATAACTATAATCCTAGAGACATTTCTGTTTGCACCTCCTTATGTTTGGACAATGTGCCGTATGGACATTGAGTTCTTAATATATGCAGCTTGGCTTTCTCTGTTTCAGCTCAACCTATCTTGCTAATTGACTCATATGAAGCTTATGTCAATGAGACAACCATACCCTCTCTCCTAATTTACGAGTACATGGATATAATATTTTACTTTGTAGGCATAGAGCTGCACATCCCTCTTAATGACAGAACCTTGTAGAATCTTCAAAATATGATTTCTATATAACTCTTTCAACTAAACTTTTAACAGTTGCTGTCAGTGAAAGGCTAGCATAGTGTATTTCCTTGTAAAAGCTAATTTAAGCATAAGCGAATTTATTTATCTTGAGCTTGAGCTTAATGTTCCATATCCAGTCTGCTGGATTTGAACGGTTTAGGCTATTGGAGCTTCAGATGAAGATTGACTTAAAGTTTGATTcattcttccttcttttctgcTTCAATTGGAGATTCAGCCAGTTAGGCCCCTTCCCAACGTGAAGCACATTTTCCTTAAGAAGGAAATTAAGATAAACTGATAGTCACTTTAAATAGAAGTGAATTGCTAAAGAGACTAAAAAAAATCTGGATTATTTCCTTCTTTTCTGTCAAGTTCTCCCCCTTTTGTTAGTAGGCATGTCTCCCTATTATTCAACCATCCTTCAACACCTTTTCATGGTATTCCTGTGCAATATCAAAACGCATTTTAATGTTTTTACTTCCTAAAACTTTGAGCCATTTTTAAGTATTTTCTTGTGCTTTTTACCTTTACATTTGGCTTATCATAGTTTGGCAAAAATACTGAAGTAGTTTCTGAGAAGTGCACCCATCTCTGCTCTTCTAAGcacctttatttttcaaaacttttaggTTAAAACAATCTTACAATATTCTAAAGTGCATTTTTTGTATCACTTTTTTATAAGTAACTGTTAACAAAACTATACAAAAACATGAcagtttttaaaatttaaaccTTTGTTAAATGCTTCTGGCTCAAAAGAGGACCTCTAGCTTGCTTGAAGATTATTAAAAGGAATACTTCCATATAATACCTgatatattcttttttttattggcAAACTTCGAACATGTGGGATGCCGACCTgttattttattaataaaataaaataatacaaGGAGGGGACATAAATCTTACCTCCGCAATGCATGATAAATTCGTAGCAAAAAGCTTAAGATTTTCATTTACGGATCAATGGAAAACCTAACCTATCTACTCTAAGTTCTCCTCTCGCTAGACATGGAAGACTCTGTTGTGACAGAAAGATAGTTTCTGTGTGACCCAAACAGCCAGTGTTGGCGAGCTCATCGATATATTCAATAGCTTCAGAAACAGGGAAAATATGGACATTTCAAAGTTCAAAGTCAATGCCAACAATCTCAAGATTCAAAGTTAATTAATTGCCCTTCCATTAGGACAATGAAAAAATATAAAGGAACTGAACAATTGAGACTTATTTGGAAAAGCAAATATCATAAAAATGAACTATACTTGCTTCTTACTGCAGCTTGGGTGCCATTTTATCTCCCAGACTTACAAGAGCTATAACCATGGCTGTGTAATGATGTTACATCCACCTTTTAAAGTatacttaaaatcatgaaaacAGGTTTATCTGCtataaattttcaaataatcatGATGCAATCAAAATGAAGTTCAAGAAAGAATCAACTCCAGAAAAGAATAACCTTTTGAAATGCCTCTATTTGTTTCCGCTCCATTATTATGATGCTATAAGTTCAAGATTTCATTGTTGCTTAATAATGTAGTTATTTATTGTTCTCAGTATGGTTTGAATCTTACTATGATTTCTTCAATATAACATGTTCACAATTGCTAAAGGTAGAAGTAGGTTTGCTGTTTGTTGTCCAATTACAAACTTTGGAAATGTTTGTAAATTAATACCAGTTTCTGAAAAGCAAAAATTCGGTTTCTGATTAGCAGTTGTAGTCCTAGCTCCAACAGCAGAGCTAGGATATGAGAGCAGAGGGAAGGATCCACAGAGTGTCCTTTTTTTATGTTGTACTTGTCAAGATGATGTAGGCCAAAGCATGATTTACTTCAGCTACCATAAGACGAGAGACATAAATCTCAGAAAAGAAGAAGTCTCCTAAGGAAGAAAGAAGATTTAGTACCACTCAAAATCAGTTGCAGAAGATGATATTTTCAAAAGCCAAAGGAAAATATATATTTCATTAACATATACTGTGATCAAGGTCAAACTACTTAAATGAGTCAAGATAATGACATGACAACAGTATAGTCATACATAACCAACTCCATTCTAGGCATCAAGATTTGATAATAACAGTGCAAGAAATTACTAGTTGCTGAAAGGAAAGTAAAATATGTTTCTTAAGTTGACAAGTTGCTGAAATCAGAGTATGATATGTTTCTTAAATTGACAAATAGACATGCACATGCCCAAACGTATGCAAGGACATGCACAAAaaacacacacatacacacaagGGAACATGGCGGATGGCAATAACATCTAACATGTAGCTCACATACACAAAGTTTAGGTCATAAAAGTTTTACTTCACCAAGCTAATGAGTTCTACCTTCCTTCATAATCAGAATTCAGCAACGGTAAAGAGGACATAAGATGGTTAGTATGTCACTAAGGGTGCTTTTAAAGTTTTAAGATCCAACCTAGCACCTATTCTTCCATATAAATCAACAGCAAAGATCACAAAATTTatgaatttccaaagttattcTCTGAACCATTAAACCATCTCTTTATTAAACCATCTCAATCATGTTACGTTAAGAAAGtaaattttcaacaaaaatcaaACTAGAAGCAGTTCTCTTCTCTTAGCAATGGAAGATAACTCACATAAAAGTATTCTGAATCTTCTATTTCCTATCAGGCTAGCTGTATGTTGCAAAAACTTGCATATGATCTTTCAATCAAATAGCTCATTGGCAAATTGTAGCCATAAATCAACCTTTGATCTAGTGATTCCAGTAGAAGTAACAAGATTTTGATCATTCAAGCGTGAAAGCCATGAGAAAATTTCTTCCACGTAAAATAAGTAAGATTCAATCTTATAGTGCAAAAGTTAGAAAtgagagaaaagggaaaagaaaaataatggaaAGTACTTACCATTGACGAATATCACTTCCATTTTTCCTTAAGATATTCTCTCGTAGAGCCAATCCTGTTTATAAGAACAGCATCCAGGACTAGAGGAACGTATGATGAAATTACATTAACACATAACTTGAAAACTCTATGCAGAATGAAATGCAACGCCAGCAGATACCTGTTAGAGCTGAACTGGAAATGCTGGCAAGCATCCATCCCATATCCATCATCTTAGAATAAGCAATCTTAACGGAAAGAGGAGGAAAAGAAGTGCAGCCTTGTCCTGCTCAATTAGAGATGGAATTGTTAGACAAGATTAGTCAGCTAGGTGAAACGATAACTTCAAAAAATTTGCAGCAAGTGCTTATTTCCTACAACAGATCTGAAAAGTATATATGGGGAAGCCTAAATAACAGCTATAACATTGCAAGTAGTATCACACCTATTCTGGTTCTAGTCAAGAGGTAGAGTAGAGTAACCAAACTCAAATAGGGTCTAGAACTCATGGTTTGAGTTGAAGCTCACAATCTGCTTGAGTAGCATGCTATTTTATAGTCGTCTTCTCACAGCAGGTCTCAATTGCAAATCTCAAACTTTGCCTATTCGCCTAATATTCCAAACATAAGAAAAAAACCTATGCCCCGACTGATAGACAAAAGCACCCAAGGTAAATTGACAACTGTTGTTGCTaactgtttggattgtaagttatttgggattatttgagatatttttactgtagcactttttgtgatgtgatgtatgtgagataaaaagatattgggaagataaaatggtgtattgaaaattgtaaagatgatgtaagcaaataaaattgaggaaatatgaagcaatccaaacaaatctGAATTCACAAGTGGCTCCAGCAACTGTTCACTAGCTTTGGGGAATCTTGGATTCTTTAATACACCACACTGGACAATGGAATTGCAGAATCAAACAGTATGAGCTGGAGAGAATACAATGAGTGGTTCAGATTATTGTACACTTGTCACTTGTAATTTAACTTTATTGCATAAAAAGAAGGGCTATTATGTGAAATGATAGATGAAGAGATAGAatcaaaaatttaaaagtgCAAGCACAGGTACGAAAGACggggatctttttttttttacggaaACGATAAATGTCATTTCATAAAAAACCAACTTTACAATATCTGAGCAAAGGCCCAATCAACTGTACTAAGTGTACCAAGACACTTAAGGAGAGCCAAAAAATCTCTCATCATCCCTAAATATGCTTAAAGCATAAAGACTAATGTGATTACATAGAGTCATATTACTACTAGTCCTTTCTTCAAAAGAGCACATTTGAAACAGATTAGCTAAAGCTTGTATGTCTTCAACCAATGTAGCAGTATTTGGATTGTCTCCTTTCCCAGATTTAAGTAAAGCGATAAGCTGTTTGTTAGCATTGATGATTTTGATTCTCTGCCAGCTCAATTGTCTTGCTTTCAACATTGCCAGTCTTACTGCTTCGGCTTCATCTTGAATATCCTTTTCCGAACTTCTTTCAACTAATTTCCATTCAGCTCTGATTCTCCCTCCAGTCTGCCTGGCTACAACACCAATTCCCAGTTTCTTGCCCTCAGCTGATTTCTTGGTAGCAATTTGAAGTTCCATCAGGTCTTCCTCCTCTCTTCCTTCCTCCCTTGCTCTTTCTCTTGCTTCCTCTGTTTCTGATGTACTCCtctcttttttccctttcccGGCTTCCTCATACTCCATCCATTCTGTACTAGCTTTATGTACAATTTTCCATCcatctctctctttcccttcaAATTCCATTTCATTTCTGTCCTTCCATAGTTGCCAAAGTATATTAGCTGTTAATGCAATATGCTGCCTTCCTCCGTTCCTACTTCTGGCTTGGACTAATTCTGTCCACCATTGCTTGAAGCATCCTGTTTGGTTCTGTAAGCCATCCCATTGTACTGGTGCAAGCTTCCAAACCTTCTGAGCCTGTTGACAGTGGAAAAGAATATGTTCTACTGTTTCTATGCCATCCCCACATCTTGAGCAAAATGGCGATCCTTGCCTTGTTCGCCTGAATATTGATTCCCTAGCTGTCAATGTATTCGTAATACATCTCCAAATGAATAGCTTGATCTTATGCTTAATGTTCAGCTCCCAAAGAGTTTTCCAAATTTGTGTGTTGGAATCATCATAGCTTGAACCAGACTCTCCTCTCGCATCActttctttcctcttctcttCCTTGAGTAAAGTCTGGTAGCAAGATTTAACTGAATATTCCCCATGTCTGCTATGTATCCAAAAGTGCTTGTCCCCTGAGCTTGACAAACTGATtggaattttcaaaatattatcCGCATCCTCCCTGTTGAACCTCCTGTAGACTTCATTCCTATTCCATCTGAAGTGTGAGATTAGTTCCTCCACTTTCTGCTCCTCCCCCCTATCTGGCCCCATTGTAGTTGGTCTTCCATTCAGATTGTTTGGGATCCATTGGTCTTTCCAGATTCTAATACTCTTTCCTGATTCGACTCTCTTCAGTACACCCCCCTTAACTACCTCCCTAGCTGACATTATACTTTGCCAAAACCAGGAAGAGTTTTTGGGGATTTTACAGTTCAAAATGGAATCCTTAGGAAAGTACTTAGCTTTTAGAATTTTACTAACCAGCAGATTTGGAAATCTGAGCATCCTCCAAATCTGCTTTCCCAGTAGCGTCTTGTTGAAGCATATTAAATTCCTGAACCCCAAACCTCCATCCATTTTTGCCTTCATCATCTTATCCCAGGAGCACCAGTGTATTTTGTTTCTCCCTTCTGCTTCACCCCACCAGTATTTGGCAATCAGTCCTGTGATTTCCTTGCAAAGTGTAGCTGGTAACTTGAAACAAGACATTGCATAAATTGGCATAGCCATTGTCACTGTTTTTAGCATCACCT from Coffea eugenioides isolate CCC68of chromosome 8, Ceug_1.0, whole genome shotgun sequence encodes the following:
- the LOC113779309 gene encoding transmembrane protein 120 homolog isoform X1, giving the protein MEVIFVNERGATFLQWAIMQGVAMILQNRYQRQRLYTRIALGKAKRIDVVWGETAGVDGQLWPLYPILFATKVVFCRILWFSWRFAISQTPSTL
- the LOC113780924 gene encoding uncharacterized protein LOC113780924, with protein sequence MVITRTKGQIFGYIKDSIKARLNSWKNKLLSAAGKEVMLKTVTMAMPIYAMSCFKLPATLCKEITGLIAKYWWGEAEGRNKIHWCSWDKMMKAKMDGGLGFRNLICFNKTLLGKQIWRMLRFPNLLVSKILKAKYFPKDSILNCKIPKNSSWFWQSIMSAREVVKGGVLKRVESGKSIRIWKDQWIPNNLNGRPTTMGPDRGEEQKVEELISHFRWNRNEVYRRFNREDADNILKIPISLSSSGDKHFWIHSRHGEYSVKSCYQTLLKEEKRKESDARGESGSSYDDSNTQIWKTLWELNIKHKIKLFIWRCITNTLTARESIFRRTRQGSPFCSRCGDGIETVEHILFHCQQAQKVWKLAPVQWDGLQNQTGCFKQWWTELVQARSRNGGRQHIALTANILWQLWKDRNEMEFEGKERDGWKIVHKASTEWMEYEEAGKGKKERSTSETEEARERAREEGREEEDLMELQIATKKSAEGKKLGIGVVARQTGGRIRAEWKLVERSSEKDIQDEAEAVRLAMLKARQLSWQRIKIINANKQLIALLKSGKGDNPNTATLVEDIQALANLFQMCSFEERTSSNMTLCNHISLYALSIFRDDERFFGSP
- the LOC113779309 gene encoding uncharacterized protein LOC113779309 isoform X2, whose translation is MSSRPYLSLVTLLYLLTRTRIGQGCTSFPPLSVKIAYSKMMDMGWMLASISSSALTGLALRENILRKNGSDIRQW